In the Anolis sagrei isolate rAnoSag1 chromosome 1, rAnoSag1.mat, whole genome shotgun sequence genome, TCCGACAAGGGCGAGACACCATAATTCCCGGATGCAACCCACATGTTGCTCCTGTGGTGACTCTATCAGGTAACGGGTATAACGCTCATCCCCCACTCATGAGGGTTTGTTTTACCGCCACAGATTAGTGGCAAGTGTCTACTTAGTCACTATCGTTCCCCAACTTTTCAAAACAACCCGAATACCTGCTTGGAGATCACACAGAAACTGACTGTTACCAGCATCAGACAGGTGAATGCCATCTGCTCTATAAAATTCATGCCTCGTGCGAGTGACTTCGGGGTGTCTAATGAAATAACCCAGGCCCTCGCTGAAAGCCTTCAGCATTGACCTGTTGACCCGTCTTCGGGCCTCATCCATTTGCTTTACAGTGCCGCCGCCCGGCCATTTGTGACGGGGTATAATTGTGGACCAGATCAGTCTTGTGTGAGGCCATGCCTCCCTTATTGTCCGAAAATCAGCCAGCGCTTGTTTGCTGAGTGCTTTTCCCTTCAGCAACCCTAGGTCGTTGCCTCCCAGATGAACTATCAGCATGTCGGGCGGGTTGGATCCACGTCGAGACGGAAACAGAAGCGGCATCAGGCCTTCCCACCGTAGACCTCTGTGGCCCCTCCATTCTATCGCCACATCTGCAGCTAGACCCAGGTGTTGGCCAAAGGATGTCTTGCTCGCATGCCGTTCGGCCCAATGGATGTAACTGTGTCCACAAATGAGAACCCGTCGCCTTTTTCCCAGCTGGGCTGCGCCTGCAACAGCAATTAATAGTCAGTACAGTGTCACGGGGCGGACATAAGTCCGATAAGTCCCCGACTTCCACCTCCCCAAAGCCTTAATTTTTGCAGCATCATATCCGATTGCCGCTGCAGCTGATGCTGCTCCTATTCGAAAGGAATGTGTCCCAAACTTCTGCCCCTTGATGCCCAAGGCCTCCAGTGCTTTTGATGTAACTGTCCAGAATTGGTATTTAGTAAGAGGGGCCCCATCCCCATGTATGAAGAGGGGACCAGGTTTGTTCCCTCTGTGGCCCACGTATGCAGTCATGGCTCTTATCGGGCACAGCTCTTCATCACTGCACGTCGAGAGTTTCAGCACACTTCCCTTGGCCTTCTGGTCGGTCTTTGACTTTCTTATAACAATTTGCAACTGTGTTGGGGTCAAATTGATGTCTGACCAACGAAGTGCTCTGTCTGATTTGTCAGCCTTCGATCCCACCACCAATTCACTAACCCTTAATGCTCCAAAAAAGGCCGTGAGAGAGGCTGCATGAAAAAGCGCTGCCTCATAAGGTGATGAGCAAACCGATGGCCAGACCTTCAACATACCCTTCAAGATGCCTGGAGAAATCGGTTGTCTATCGTCACGGGGCTTGCCACGCTCCCTGGCCCACTCCTCCAGGTATTTCCTAATACAAAAGTCATTtgtggcatctggccacccttgGGCCTTGAACCAAAAGGCCAATGCGGACATCTTGCCCTGAATGGAATGTGGAGCTAGCCCTGATCTCCTGAGCAGTATACAGAACTGGATAACATGCTCAGGGGGAACCGGAACCATCTCACCCAATCTATACTTATTCCTGAACTCGCTGAACTCGCGAACCGTCCTGATGTAAGCCCTCTTGGAAGCTGGAGCCAGGGCTAGGCCCATCCCCCTGGCTAACTCCTCGTTCCAATCTGCCAAAGATGGTCCGGCAACTTCTCCTGCCTCAAATCTGCGTTGGGTGCGAGTTGTCTGAAGCGTTCGATCTGCATACGAGAAAGAGCATCAGCCAAGGTATTATCCGTCCCCGCAATATGAAATGCGTAGAACCATATGTTGTGTTTTAGGCAGTGAAGCGTGAAATAACGCACCGCCTCCATGACCCTCTTCGACTTTGAAGACAATGAGTTAATAACTTGTACAGTGGCCATGTTATCGCACCAGAAATGTACCGTAGAGTTAGCAAACTCCCGCGTCCACACTGATACTGCCACCACAatgggaaaaaattccaaaaaagtgAGATCCGATGTTATGCCCTCCTTGTGCCATGAGGATGGCCACTTCTCTGCACACCAATGACCATCAAAATACACTCCGAATCCTATTGACCCCGCAGCATCTGAGGCTACTTGGAGAGCCTTCCCTAGTAACAGTTCCTGCCTCCAAAATGAAATCCCGTTGAAGTCCATTAAAAACTGCAACCATACTCTCAAGTCAGCCTTAATGGCCCTGGTTATACGAATGTGGTGGTGTGGCAGTGACACTCCAGCTATGGCATTGCATAACCTACGCAGAAATGCCCTTCCAGGAGCCACCACTCTGCATGCGAAGTTAAGGTGGCCGATCAAAACTTGAAACTCCCTAAGCGTGCCCTTACCTTTCTTCATAAAATGCTGTATTCTGTCCAATAATAGATTGATCTTTTCCCTAGGCAGCCTTGAAAACTGTTGCACTGTGTCGATTTCAATACCCAGAAATGTCAGCTGCTTGGCTGGCCCTTCTGTTTTCTCCTCTGCTAATGGGACACCCAATTGGTTGGTCAGCTTCTTAAATGCCCAAAGCAGCTCCCTGCACTCATATGTGCCCGCTCTCCCAATGAATAAAAAGTCATCTAAATAGTGAACCACCCCGTTTAAGCCCGTGTTTACTTTAAGGGCCCATTCCAAAAAGGTGCTAAACTTTTCAAAAGCCGCACATGAGATAGAGCAGCCCATTGGCAGAGCCCTGTCCATATAATACGCCCCGCCGAATGCAAAGCCCAAAAGCTCAAAATCATCGGGATGAACTGGAAGAAGCCGAAATGCAGACTTAATATCACACTTAGCCAGATCTGCAGCCACCCCTTTCTTCCTGATAATATGGACTGCTCTATCAAATGATGCGTAACGAACCGTGCATATCTCACTCGGGATGGCATCATTCACCGACCCCCCTTTTGGGTAGGAAAGATGATGTATGAGCCGAAATTCCCCTGGGGCTCTTTTTGGGACTATCCCTAATGGTGAAACTCTAAAATTATCTGTGGGAGGTGAAGTGAAGGGACCTAAAACTCTACCTTCCCTAACCTCCTTGTCAATCTTTTGTTGAACAATGTCTTCCATTCCTAAGGTTGATTTCAATTTTTTTGAGGTAAATGGGGCCCTTGGCCCCTGTGCTGGAATGCGAAACCCATCCTGAAAACCGCTCCATAAGTACTCTGCATCTACGGTATCAGGATAGGCTTCCAGCCAGCCCTGCAGCTGGATTGtattaattgggctggggccctttgggAAGGGCAGCAGCCCCCTGCCCCTTCCTGATATTTTGATTGTCCTTTTGGTGGAACTTGAAGGGCTTGCCCTTGTTGCAGTTCCTAGCGGAGTGTGCTCCCCCGCAATTTGCGCAACAGTGCTGAAATCTACAGGCCCTTCTGCTGCATGCCCCCTGGGCTGAAAATTCCCAACACGCtgccttttgttgttgctgctgctgctgctgctgctgctgctggggaaGGAGCTGACGAAAGGGCTGCACCCCTCTGGAGTTTCTGATGGAGTGCCCACTATCCGTCTTCTCCCCTTGTATTGTCTTAGCCGCGGTCATAACCTGCAACCATGTATGGCCGTGGATCCTGTCCCATCTAAGGGTAGGCTTAAGGGCCGCCAAAGCTCTAAAGCGCCTATCATATTCCAACCACGCGTTGCCAGTATAGTCCACCTGTGCAGAGTGAATAATGTTGAGATAGTGCACTAGAGAACGGCCCCTGGATGGGTATGCTTCCATAACAACTGACATATAGATTAAGTACCCATTGAACCAGTTGGTCCAACTCTCCTCCACTTTcctctttttaaacttttcccttTGATCATCCCCCAATTCCTCAATCTGTTTCTTATCCAGATCCCTGTATAATAAAGAGAACATATCGACATACTCTGCATTCCGGATTTTTTCTATGGTCTTTGGGGAAAGATGGCTGTCTATTTGCAGGATATCAGAATCTGGGTCTGCCTTCTGGGGCCATTCTGGGGTGCCCCAAAATTGCTTGTTACCCAATTGTTTCTCCTTATTACTTGACAGTTGTGCCTCGATGGCCTCGGCCTCCACTGCCTGCACCTTGGTTGTAGGGGGCGCCATCTCTGTGGACGCTTGTGCCCTGTTAGCCGGAGCAGTGACGCTCCCCCAGGGATAAACTGTTGTGTCTTTACTACCTGCACTTCCATCGCCCTCTTGCTGCGACGTCGTTGGTGTCTCTGTGGATACCTGCGACGATGTGACCGGGTTTACCATGGACACCGCAGACTGCTGAGGAACTGGGTTGACCTCAGTTCCCCCCACTGGCTGTGCCGAAACCACCTGTTCAGTCATCTGCTGCTCAGCCTGAGCAGCTCCTGGTGTAACTTGAGGCTCCTCAGCACGGCTATGGGAAGCGACGGCTGCAACTTGCTGCACCACCGATTCTACAGCAGAAAGACGAGACAAAATGGCATTTAATATGTCTTCCTGATTGGAGGTGCTAGCTGTCTTAGCCCTGGCAGCAGG is a window encoding:
- the LOC137095816 gene encoding uncharacterized protein isoform X1 yields the protein MPSKKNVGGSKGKGPAKRAPAKRPPPTEDACEGEEAISPEALSGFRALLAAVQRGAPPAARAKTASTSNQEDILNAILSRLSAVESVVQQVAAVASHSRAEEPQVTPGAAQAEQQMTEQVVSAQPVGGTEVNPVPQQSAVSMVNPVTSSQVSTETPTTSQQEGDGSAGSKDTTVYPWGSVTAPANRAQASTEMAPPTTKVQAVEAEAIEAQLSSNKEKQLGNKQFWGTPEWPQKADPDSDILQIDSHLSPKTIEKIRNAEYVDMFSLLYRDLDKKQIEELGDDQREKFKKRKVEESWTNWFNGYLIYMSVVMEAYPSRGRSLVHYLNIIHSAQVDYTGNAWLEYDRRFRALAALKPTLRWDRIHGHTWLQVMTAAKTIQGEKTDSGHSIRNSRGVQPFRQLLPQQQQQQQQQQQQKAACWEFSAQGACSRRACRFQHCCANCGGAHSARNCNKGKPFKFHQKDNQNIRKGQGAAALPKGPQPN
- the LOC137095816 gene encoding uncharacterized protein isoform X2 — protein: MAYHVLLINRMPSKKNVGGSKGKGPAKRAPAKRPPPTEDACEGEEAISPEALSGFRALLAAVQRGAPPAARAKTASTSNQEDILNAILSRLSAVESVVQQVAAVASHSRAEEPQVTPGAAQAEQQMTEQVVSAQPVGGTEVNPVPQQSAVSMVNPVTSSQVSTETPTTSQQEGDGSADRTLQTTRTQRRFEAGEVAGPSLADWNEELARGMGLALAPASKRAYIRTAQPSWEKGDGFSFVDTVTSIGPNGMRARHPLANTWV